The Streptomyces sp. NBC_00569 genomic sequence GGCTCGCCGCGTCCTTCGGCAGGAGTCGGACTGACGCGTTTGGTGCTCCGTCATGCGGCAGTCAGTTGCACATCGGTACTCGCTTCGCCGTGTCTGCGATGAGTCCCCAGTAATGATCGGGTCCCTGCGCTGCCACGCCGTTGCCATGATGCGTGCTGGGCCCACGGTCGAGTGGCGGTCGCGGAGCGGTTCAAGCGGCTGGTCAAGGAGGGAACGTCAATCTCACTGTCGCCCGGACAGTGATCAAGATCCGAGGATCACGTCTGGGCGAGGAGAGCCGGCAGCTCGCGCATGTCGTCAAAGACCACCGTGCCTGGTCCGTGCAGCCACTCTGCCGGCGTGAGCCCGCCGCAGTAGCCGAACACGCGCATGCCGGCGGCGCGGGCAGCCTGCACACCGTAGCGGCTGTCCTCGACCACGGCGCAGACCTCAGGGTCGAATCCCATGTGCCGTGCCGCGTGGAGGAAGAGGTCGGGTGCCGGCTTGCCGTGGGCCACTTCCGACGCGCTGTAGATGCGACCTTCGAAGCGCGGGTACAGCCCGGTAAGACCCAGAGTGTGGCGAAGACCGGCATGCGTACTGCTGGAGGCTACGCAGGTGGGCAACTGGATCTCGTCGAGCGCCTCCACCACGCCGTCGACGGCGGTGAGTTCGGCTTCCATGGCCTGGCGGTACAGCTGGTGCTGCTCCGCCTCCCACCCGTCCTGGAGCCGGTGGCCGAGGTGCTTCTCGACCTCGGCGATCATGTCGGCATGTGAGCGGCCTACGAAGCGTTCGACGATCTCGGCCTCGCTGAGCGGCCAGCCGAGCAACGCCAGGCTCCTCGCGTCCACGCGTACGGCGATGCGCTCGCTGTCCACCAGAACGCCGTCACAGTCAAATATCAAGAGTTCAATGGGTTTGATCACGCCTGCATCGTAGGGGAGGGGCGCCGAGGCCGTACCTTGCTGCGCACTCCTCCACCTGCGTCATCGTTGCCGTCGCATGGTCCATCAAACGGCGAGGACTGGCGCCTCGTCTCTCATGGGCTCAAGACCCCGGAGTTCGAGTCGGGGTGCTCGGGCGTCTTCGTGTTCTTCGCGGTCACGAAGACGCAGCCATCGTCGTCGACGTCGGTGAGGGGCGGGGGGCCGAAGACCGCGGGGTTCGGCAGGCCGTAGCGTCGCACCCGGCGCTAACTGACGGGGCAGTCCGGGCTCACCAGCGCGAGATCGGGACGGGATGGCGGCGACTGCCGGCCGATCGCCAAGTTCTGCTCGCCCTGGCCTACTTGAGATGCGGCGACACCGACGCACGACTTGCTGCCGGGTTCCGGGTCGGTGGTCGCGACCGTGTACCTGAGTCTCTTGCCAGTTGGCGGAGAGCAGCTCGGACCACATGATCCAGGTCTCGAACGCACTTGTGAGGCGCGGCCAGCTATGACTCGTTCGTACAGTCGGGGGCATGGAACCGATCACACGGGCACGGCGATTCAAGCTCCCGCAACCCGCAGCTCCCCGGCCGTCAACAGCGACAACAACCCGATGTCTTGGGCCTTGAGGGCAGCGGAACCACCTTGCTCACGGTCGATTACGCAAAGAGCGTGGTCAACCTGAGCTCCCAAGCCGCGCAAATCTGCGGTCGACAGCACAATCTGCCCACCACTGGTGACCACGTCTTCGACGACAAGCACCCGCCGACCCTCGATTTCGGCCCCCTCGGCGAGGCGGCAGGTTCCGTACATCTTGGCCTGCTTGCGCACGAACGCGCAGGGCAGACCCGTGTGTCGCCCGAGCGCGGTCACCACCGGGATGCCGCCCATCTCCAAGCCGGCCAGGACCTCAGTGCCGGACGGCACGAGCGGGGCCATCTCACGGGCGATCTCATCGAGCAGGACCGGGTCGCCCTCGAATCGGTACTTATCGAAATATTCAGCGGCAGTGCGTCCCGACCGAAGCGTGAAATGCCCGGTCAAATGAGAAGCGGCATGGATACGGCGAGCAAGATCAGAATGTGTCACAGACGTTCAGTCTTCCAGACGCCCGTCCCATCCAAGACGGCGCCGGAGTGGGTGCCGAACTCCGCGGAAAGCGATGGCTTCAACAGGAAGCTGTGTCGCCGTCCGCGTCGCCCACCGCATTCTCGCGATGGCCGTCGCGATCTGGCACAGCCACAAGACCGACCAGCCCGTCATACGATCATTGATGGCCTATGGCCACCGATCGCATCGGAATGACTCGTCCAGGCGCGAGGCCTCAAGAGGCACCTTGACGTGAATCCCGCGCGAACGCTTTGCCCCGCCAGGTGCAAGTAGGGGTGAGACCGCCGTCCGGGCGGTCAAGGACAGGGGGGTTCATGGATCCCGATCCCGTTGCGGACGAGGAACTGCTCGCGCGTGCCGCCACGGAACCGGCGGCATTCGAACCGCTGGTTGCCCGGCATTCCGTCGCGCTGCACGGCTATCTCGCACGACGAGCACCGGCCGCCGCCGACGATCTGCTGTCGGAAGTGTGGCTGCAGGCCTTCGCCCACCGGCACACCTTCGACGCTGCCCGCGGAGCGGCCCGGGCCTGGCTCTTCGGTGTGGCACGCAACGTGCTGGCCCGCCACTGGCAACGGATCGCCCGCGATCCCGGCCCGCCGCCCACGGAGGAGCAGGCGGCGAGCGACCCGTGGCAGGCGGTGGACCAGCGACTCGACGCCGTGGCGGCCGGACCGTTGATCCACCGCAAACTCACCGAACTGCCCGCAATCGAGCGCGAGTTGCTGCTCCTCGTCGCCTGGGAGGGTCTCACACCCACCGAGGCTGCGGCCGTCGTCGGCATCCCCGCCGGCACCGCCCGCTCCCGCCTGCACCGGGCCCGAGCCCGACTCCGGGCCCACCTGTCCAACGGCACCCTCAACACCCTGACGGGAGAGCTCGCATGAGCACGCAGCAACACGACGATGTACTCGACTTCCCCGGCGCCGCGGACCTGGTCGCGGCCGGCCGTACGCCCGAGCCCGCCCCTGCGGTCCTGGCCGCGGCGCTGTCCGCTGTCCGCGGCGCAATCGACGCCGAGGCCGGCAAGGCGCCGGGCCCCGCTGCTGCCGAACCCCGGGTGGTGATCCCCCTGTATCGCAGGCGCCGCGTCCTCGCCTCGGCAGCGGCGGTCGCGGCCGTCGCCGCCGCGGCGATCATTGCCCCCGTGGTCAGCATGGACGGCGGCGAGCCCGCGGCCGGCGCGGAGGCGGCGGCGTTCTTCAACTCGATGGCCAAGAAGGCGGCCACCAGTGCCGACGGCCCGTACTGGAAGATCACGTCGACGACCTCCGCTCCGGGCACGGCAACCAAGACCCGGACCGTCTTTCTCAGTCCCGACGGACTGACCGCCGTCGAGAACGGCGAGACGCTCTCCAAGCCCCAGCCGAACGGCATGAGTTGGCTCGTCGGCAACAAGCGAATGGGCTGGAACGGCCTGAAGAACCTCCCCACCGACCCGTCCGCGCTCCGCGCCAAGCTCGCCGCGGGTAAGACCGGGACGGCGGCGGACGAACAGGTCGTGACCGAGGCCGGAGCGCTGCTCTCCTTCAGCCCGGCCCGGGCCGAACTGCGCGCTGCCCTCTACCGGGTGATGGCAGCCACCCCCGGCGCCGACATCCGCACCGAGGTCAGCGATGCGAAGGGGCGCAAGGGCACGGAGGTGAACTGGAAGTACGTCGGCGCCGACGGCCCGGGCATCGCCAGCGATCCTCACTGGATCATCGACCCGGCCACGGGCGGAATCCTCGAGGAGAGCCGCACCGCTGCCGAGGACTACGACGGCTCGGGCTGCGAGCCCTCGGACGGCGTGGACAAGGAGTGCACGCCGTCTCTCTCCGAGGGCGACCTGACCAGCCGGCAGACGTTCCTCTTCAACGGTCCGGTGAACAGGATCAGCTGATCCCGCACAGGGCGCAGGCCGCCTCCCTCCGGACGGGGCCTGCGCCCTGTGCGGTCCCCGCCCTTACTCCACCGGTGTCGAGCGAGGCTGTCTCGCTGTCGACGCCGCACTGACTCTGACCCATCACGATGAGCGGACCGAGGGCGTCGGCAGCGCAGGCTGCCGACTCCTCCGCCACCACATCCTGCTCGGCTGAACCGATCTACAGCTACGAAATCTTGGAAGGCCGGTTGATTGGACAGTCCCATCGGGACGACCTCGGTGGCTTCCTGTGCACCTGCCGGTTCCTTCGAGTGCGCGGAGCACGCTTGTTGGGGAAGCTGAGCGCAGGGTGCTGCCGGTGAGCAGACGGTGGTGGGGCATGGGCGCGGCGGTGGTGACCGTTGCGACGACCGCTTGAATCCACCGAGTACACGACCTTCAAGTTCACCGCGCACCTCCTCGAGGCCCGCGTCGACGCTTCGATCGGCACTGTCGGCGACGCCCTGGGCAACGCGCTCATAGAGAGCCCGGATAGACCTCTACGAGGCGGAGTTGATCAAGCCCCGTCGGCCCTGGAAGTGCCTGGCCGACATCGAATTCGCCGCCGCGCAATGGGTCGACTGGTTCAGTGACCAGGGTCTTCACGCGGCAATCGGAGACATCCTGCCCTATGAACATGAGACCGAGCCATCTACAAGACTTGTGGATGGCTCCTGTCCGGTCCGGCGATCAAAATTGGGTGGCCCGTAAGTATGGGTAGCCGTAGCGTCCGGCCATGGACTGGAGCACCTGGCACGATCAGTACGATTCTGCCGACTCGTGGATGGCACGACGGCTGCGGACGGTTCAAGCACAGATTCACGCCGCACTGTCCAAGGCCCCGGCGGGCGGCTTGAAGGTGATCAGTATCTGCGCCGGGGAAGGCCGCGATCTGCTCGACGTTCTCGCCGACCACCCGCGCAGCGACGATGTGCAGGCGAGGCTCGTCGAGCTGGACCCGCGCATCACTGCGGCGGCCCTGGAAAGGATCGGGCGGGCCGGCCTGTGCCAGGTGGAGGTGGTGACCGGTGACGCCGCCCTCATCGACCAGTACGAGGACGTGGCCCCTGCGGATCTCGTCCTGGTCTGCGGCGTCTTCGGCAACATCACCGAGGCAGATATCGAGCGGACCATCGGGGCTTGCAGCCAGCTGTGCAAGACCGGCGGCACAATCATCTGGACCCGACACCGCGCTGCCCCCGACCGGGTCCCACTGATCTGCGAATGGTTCGACGCTCAAGGCTTCGAACTGCAGTGGCTTTCGCCAGTGGACGCGGGCTTCGGAGTGGGGGTGCACCGCTTCGTCGGCACACCTCAACCCCTACGCCGCGGCACCCGCCTGTTCGAGTTCGTCGGCTACGACGTGCTCCGACAGACTGCAGTGGCAGAAGCCCCTGGCCGGAGCAACCCCGCACCGCAGGACCAACGTGAGCCGTAGCTCAAGGAGGTGTTCAGGCGGCATCAATCTCAGACCGTTCGGCCAGAACGCCGTTCTGGAACCGCGCACCTGCGCGGACGAGGGGCACCAGGCGGGCGCCGGTGATCGCGCACCATCGCGCCTGGGCGGACCCGACCAACTTGAACACCATTGCGAGGATCGGTCGCCGGGCTGCCCGCGCCTCGCGTCATCTTGGTGCGGAGCTTGACCGTGGAGAAGGTCGACCCAATCGGGTTCGTGATCCGGAGGCGAATCCGGCGCTCCGCGGGGAAGTCGTGCAACGCGAGCAGTTCGTCCCGATCCTCGGTGATCTTCGCGACGGCCTTGGGGAACCTCGCGCCATAGGTGTTCACGTACGCACCGCGGTCTGGCGCCACGGCCCGTACCGGTGGTGCAGCGCTCAGGTGGTCAGCGGGCCTGGTTCAGTGTGCCCAGGTTCCGCGCGAATCCGAGTTCTGCGCGAGTTGGGTGGCCCACTGCTGGTCGACCTTCGCGCGCTCGGTGGCGTTCGGGTAGTGGTTGGTGCAGGACGGGCCGGGGCCGCCGCCCGACATCAGCTCACTGCACGGCCCGCTGTAGTCGTCCAGTAGGCCCAGCACATGCCCGGTCTCGTGAGTGGCGACGCGGACCGAGTCGTTCTGCCGGCTCTGGGTGTAGTCGAGGAAGACGTAGCCGTCTCCGTGGCCGTTGGTGGCGGCGTAGGAACCTTCTGGGTCGTTGCCCTCGCGGTAGGAGAAGTCGGCACCGCTCGATGCCGGCTGGAGCTTGACGTTGAACTGGGTGCTGTTCCAGATCGCGGCCGCACTCGCTATCTGCGAACGGAAGCTCGGTGCCTGGGAGGCGTTGTAGTAGACGGTCACCGCCCGTGCATTCGGCTGGACGGCGCGCTTCTCGGCGACCGATTTGAGCACGGCCCCGAAGAACGCCTTGTTGTTCGCTGCCTCCTGAACCGACCCGGCGTACCGCGCCACGGAGGTACCCGCGGGTGCGGACGGAGTGGTGGCCGTCTGGGCGCTCGCCGGCACCGCCGCGCCCAGCACGCTGGAGGCCAGACCCAGCCCGAGAGTGAGGGCGGTGAGCCTCGAGGGCATTCGAGATGACTTCATACGGGGGCTCCTACTCGCTCGGCGGCGCCGAGCGCCTGGTGCGTGGCCGACTCAGCGAGGACACCGGTTCCGAAGTACGGCGACGTCCTGTGGGTCGTCATTCTTAGAACGGCTCAACAGGGAGCACAATGGGTCCCGAAACTACGTCGCCTCGTAGGTCCCGGGACCCTTGACAGGCTGTGTGCGGGTCTTAGGTCCGCACATGGCGGCAGGAGCGGAAGCTGTCGCGGCGTCAGAAGCCGTACACCATGGGGCAACGGGCGTGCGGGACGGCCGGGCGGAATCCCGAGATGCGCGGCGGGGTCTAAATTGCGCCAAAACGGACAAATGCCCAGATGCCCGTCATGCCGTATCTACTAAGCGCACCGGTTGGTTGGCGAAGCGCCGTGACCGATGTCATAGAACAGGGGCTTCCGTCCCTTTCGCGCCCTCCGTCGGCCCCGGGTCGCCCCCGGGGAGTCACCCGAGGCGCTGGGCGGCATCCCTCACTGCTGAGCCGCCGCCGCTCAGTCGTGATCACGCTGGAGGCCGGGCCCGCCGGGCAGCCCGGCGGGCGGCGTGGGGGAGCGCCCGTGGGTTCCTCGCCCGCCTCCAGCAGCGTGTCCGCCGCACCCACGATGAGCGGGCCCGGCTTCCCGCCGCGTCACGCGGGCGGGAGCGGGATCCTCGACGACGGGCGCCGGACGGCGCGGCTCGAGGACGTCCGGGCCGTCCACTGCCGGCGGCCCAAACGCCCCCACATCGCGGACACCGTTCCCAAGCCCTACCGGACGTGGGCGCAGAGCCAGGCGGATGCCGCCCTCGTGAACGTCCTTGCTGCACTGCCGGTCGTCCCGTGGATCAGCAACCCGCACGCCGACCGCCTGGCCGCCCACAAACCGCAGCAGCTTGTCGCCGCGACCCGCTGCGGGCGGTCGTGCGGTGCCGTGCAGCCTGATCGCTGACGATCCTGCCGCCGCCCGAGGGTTCACAAAGGCGATCGACGGGCCGCTGAACGGCAAACCGGTCCTGGGTGGCCACATGCCGGTAGAGGAGGGGCGGGCGCTGATGGTGGCGACCCGCCACGTGGACCCGAGCACATCGCCCGACAGGACTTCCAGGTCACGGTGACGCCAGCCGACCAGAGCGTCCGAACATGGCAAAGGCGGGCCATTCTGGCGGCTTCCGGCACCGTGATGAGCGGCCCTGACCAGGTTGCTGAGATCGTCGCCATCGAGGCTTTCCTGCGCCTGCTCGTACTGTCCAGCCGGCGCTGAACCGCACGACGCCCGCCACCCCCTCTTTTGGGCCCCCTTCGAAGAACGCGGAGGGTTCGTATCTTCGCGCACGCTCCATGACCGCAGGTGAGCGCAAATGGGGGGCACGTGCAATTGTTCTTCGCTGACCGGCGGAATGTGCGGAGAGTGGGCCCGCTCGTGCTTGTCGTCAGGAGGTTCGACAGCCAGAACTACGTGCAGGTCCTCGTTCGGACTCGCTCCAAGCGCACTGTGTGTTGCGTGGTGCAAGCCTTGCGTTACAAACGCACGTCGCTTCCAGGAGATACCGCATGTCCTTCTCTTCCCGCGCCGCTCGCATCGCGGCAGCTGTGGTGCTGATCTCGGGTGCCTTGCTGACCAGTGCATCCGCCGTCGCCGCCCAGCCTTTCCCGAATCCGGCATCCGACTCACCACAGACTCTGGCACCCACCAACGATGGACGCGATGGTTGCGGATTCTTGGACCCGCGCTGCCCTCAATTCCTCAGCTGGGTTTGGCAGTTGGTCGACTCGACAGTTCACCCGTAACGTCCTCACGGCATGCGAGGGGGATGCGCTGGGAAGTCAAGGCGCTCGACTCGACCGAGTTTCAGCGCGTGATCCGCTGTCGCTCCGTATGTCGCAGCTGAAGGCATTCGCCGATGGGGGCCCTATAGTCATCGACCGGGGCCGTGAGTGACTCCCGAACTCGTCGACTTGATCAAGTCGCGGGGCTGCGCAGTGACTCCCGCAGCCGTCAGATAAACGACTCCCGACCTCGGGTTCTGGTTCTACTTCGGTGACGCGTCCACAACGCTGAGTGACGGCTGGGACACTCCGGCCGAGTGGGTGAAACGCTATCTACTCGTTCAATACAGTCTCATTTGAAACCAAAGAGTGGGGGTCGGCCCCTGGCCCGCTCTCACGACCCGGTGCGCAGTGACCGGTGCTGGTGCCGGCCTTTGACTGCGCAGTGCCCTATAAAACTCGCATTCGGGGTGCAGTGCGCAGGGGCTCGGGCTCGCTGGGCAACGGGGTCCTGGGAGTTGCGCAGTGCGCCCGCCCTACCCTGACTCCGGCTGCGCACTGCCAATTGAGGCGCGTTGCGCACCAGGTACTGCGCAACCCTCTACGGACGACTGCGAGAGGCCCGAACGCCCCTATGTGGCGCCCGCCAAAACGCGTACCGGGCGGCCAGAGCGGTACGGCAAGAACGTGTACCGGTATCTGAGTGTGACCGGTTGCGTACTGCTGGCCGGGGCTCGTCTGACAGGTCTGTGACCTGCGGGTTCTGTAGACCGGTACGCGTTTCGGTACGTGCTTGTCCGCCCCCGCAAAACGCGTACCGGTGGCCGGAGGGCGGTCAGCCGCTGCGGCGCCCTCGAAACCGAGTGGCACGGAATCAGCCGAGGCTGCCGGTACGCGTTGGGAAACCAAATGCGTACCAGCGCGGTCAGTGCGCAGTTGCCGCGAAAGAGCAGCCACGGTGCTGCGCAACCTCCGCTGCGCACCCTGACCGCGCACTCTGGGTTCCCCGCTGCGCAGGTTCCGGCGGGTGCTGCGCAGTGGACGATCGGGTCATGCTGCGCAACCATTCGCGAGCCGTTGCGCAGCCGGTGACAGGCGGGTGCGCAACCGGTGCGCAATGGCGCCCGGCGACGCGGTGCAGTCAGACGCGTCCGGGCCGGCCGTGACGGACGGTGATTCCACCGCGATCGCGGACCTATCGTTCCGGTACGCCTTTCGGTACGCCCTGCCGGATCAACTCCGATGGACCAAAGATCCACAACACCAGTCGGGATGCGGATCGTGGACGGACGGGGTGAGCAGTGAGCGCAGCACAGGGGATTCGCAGGAATGATCCCGCGTGGCCCGATGGCCATCGACGTGATCGGTGCGGTCACCGGCGCGGCTCGTACCGGTCGGCCGGATCTCAGGCCGCGAATTGTGGCGGGCTCGGCAGCGGCGAGATACACGGCGCGGGTGCGCAGTTCATCGACGGT encodes the following:
- a CDS encoding HAD family hydrolase → MIKPIELLIFDCDGVLVDSERIAVRVDARSLALLGWPLSEAEIVERFVGRSHADMIAEVEKHLGHRLQDGWEAEQHQLYRQAMEAELTAVDGVVEALDEIQLPTCVASSSTHAGLRHTLGLTGLYPRFEGRIYSASEVAHGKPAPDLFLHAARHMGFDPEVCAVVEDSRYGVQAARAAGMRVFGYCGGLTPAEWLHGPGTVVFDDMRELPALLAQT
- a CDS encoding transposase family protein; this translates as MLGRLRVLRGHEDAAIVVDVGEGRGAEDRGVRQAVASHPALTDGAVRAHQREIGTGWRRLPADRQVLLALAYLRCGDTDARLAAGFRVGGRDRVPESLASWRRAARTT
- the pyrE gene encoding orotate phosphoribosyltransferase, with amino-acid sequence MTHSDLARRIHAASHLTGHFTLRSGRTAAEYFDKYRFEGDPVLLDEIAREMAPLVPSGTEVLAGLEMGGIPVVTALGRHTGLPCAFVRKQAKMYGTCRLAEGAEIEGRRVLVVEDVVTSGGQIVLSTADLRGLGAQVDHALCVIDREQGGSAALKAQDIGLLSLLTAGELRVAGA
- a CDS encoding RNA polymerase sigma factor — translated: MDPDPVADEELLARAATEPAAFEPLVARHSVALHGYLARRAPAAADDLLSEVWLQAFAHRHTFDAARGAARAWLFGVARNVLARHWQRIARDPGPPPTEEQAASDPWQAVDQRLDAVAAGPLIHRKLTELPAIERELLLLVAWEGLTPTEAAAVVGIPAGTARSRLHRARARLRAHLSNGTLNTLTGELA
- a CDS encoding class I SAM-dependent methyltransferase; this encodes MDWSTWHDQYDSADSWMARRLRTVQAQIHAALSKAPAGGLKVISICAGEGRDLLDVLADHPRSDDVQARLVELDPRITAAALERIGRAGLCQVEVVTGDAALIDQYEDVAPADLVLVCGVFGNITEADIERTIGACSQLCKTGGTIIWTRHRAAPDRVPLICEWFDAQGFELQWLSPVDAGFGVGVHRFVGTPQPLRRGTRLFEFVGYDVLRQTAVAEAPGRSNPAPQDQREP
- the snpA gene encoding snapalysin; protein product: MKSSRMPSRLTALTLGLGLASSVLGAAVPASAQTATTPSAPAGTSVARYAGSVQEAANNKAFFGAVLKSVAEKRAVQPNARAVTVYYNASQAPSFRSQIASAAAIWNSTQFNVKLQPASSGADFSYREGNDPEGSYAATNGHGDGYVFLDYTQSRQNDSVRVATHETGHVLGLLDDYSGPCSELMSGGGPGPSCTNHYPNATERAKVDQQWATQLAQNSDSRGTWAH